A genomic region of Tsukamurella pulmonis contains the following coding sequences:
- a CDS encoding TnsA-like heteromeric transposase endonuclease subunit, which translates to MQAPQPLAARDDRLPAAVSGSVTVTYMSIAGVVQRDSLAVFAAMDAVNLLSVRKPRSFKGQRNFTGEWWSSTMGDHVVFESWVERDWLMLFDQNPDVIEIVSQPLTLELSVGGRTRSHTPDVLVRRRDGSTAVVDVRPDGRVDEDAAAVFAATRDCCVDVGWDYLRLGVLDVVHAANLRWLAGYRQPRCRDDSLAAAALTESTNGPLPIGVLADRVGPQIAVLPTLFHLIWTGELSAPLARQILGLETVVAAAAGGGGS; encoded by the coding sequence ATGCAGGCACCGCAGCCTCTCGCCGCTCGTGATGATCGGTTGCCCGCTGCGGTGTCGGGTTCCGTCACAGTGACGTATATGTCGATCGCTGGGGTGGTGCAGCGAGACTCTCTCGCTGTGTTCGCTGCGATGGATGCGGTCAATTTGCTCAGTGTGCGCAAGCCGCGGTCGTTCAAGGGACAGCGGAATTTCACCGGCGAGTGGTGGTCGTCGACGATGGGTGACCACGTCGTCTTCGAGTCGTGGGTGGAGCGGGACTGGTTGATGCTGTTCGACCAGAATCCGGATGTGATCGAGATCGTCAGCCAGCCGCTCACGCTGGAGCTATCGGTCGGAGGTCGCACGAGGTCGCATACTCCTGATGTGCTCGTGCGGCGACGCGATGGATCGACGGCGGTAGTCGATGTTCGTCCGGATGGTCGTGTCGATGAGGACGCTGCTGCGGTGTTCGCCGCGACGCGCGACTGCTGCGTCGACGTCGGGTGGGACTACCTGCGGCTGGGTGTCCTTGACGTGGTGCACGCAGCGAATCTTCGATGGCTCGCGGGATACCGGCAACCGCGGTGCCGTGACGACTCGCTCGCGGCAGCGGCACTCACGGAATCGACCAATGGGCCGCTACCCATCGGCGTTCTCGCAGACCGCGTCGGTCCGCAGATCGCGGTGCTCCCGACGTTGTTTCATCTGATCTGGACGGGCGAGCTTAGTGCGCCGCTGGCCCGGCAGATTCTGGGGCTAGAGACCGTCGTGGCAGCTGCGGCGGGTGGCGGTGGTTCGTGA
- a CDS encoding APC family permease, which yields MATGAANSGLARRLGVGDAVVIGLGSMIGAGIFAALGPAAAAAGSGLLVGLLVAAVVAYCNAIASARLAARYPQSGGTYVYGRERLGPFWGYLAGWSFVVGKTASCAAMALTVGAYAWPEHARAVAVAAVVALTAVNCRGVQKSAILTRVIVAVVLAALAAVVLSAIGAGALDAGRLAIGSDVTVYGVLQAAGLLFFAFAGYARIATLGEEVRDPQRTIPLAIPTALGLALLVYAAVATTALAVLGPDAMATSVAPLTDVARATGVPGLAVAVAIGGAVAALGSLLSLTLGVSRTTLAMARDGHLPAPLAAVHPRFQVPHHAEIAVGVVVAALVLAVDVRGAIGFSSFGVLLYYAIANASAWTLSLDEGRPARLIPVVGAGGCVLLAFTLPWQSVAAGAVVAGLGAAVYVIRQQLSGRRGDVR from the coding sequence ATGGCTACAGGGGCGGCGAACAGCGGGTTGGCGCGTCGACTCGGTGTCGGTGATGCGGTGGTGATCGGGCTCGGGTCGATGATCGGTGCGGGGATCTTCGCCGCTCTCGGGCCCGCGGCGGCCGCCGCGGGGTCCGGGCTGCTGGTCGGGCTTCTCGTGGCAGCAGTGGTGGCGTATTGCAACGCGATCGCCTCAGCGCGATTGGCGGCGCGATACCCCCAGTCGGGCGGCACCTACGTGTATGGGCGTGAGCGCCTGGGGCCGTTCTGGGGCTACCTGGCCGGGTGGAGCTTCGTGGTCGGCAAGACGGCGTCGTGTGCGGCGATGGCGCTGACCGTCGGCGCGTACGCGTGGCCCGAGCACGCCCGCGCTGTCGCGGTGGCCGCCGTCGTGGCGCTGACCGCGGTGAACTGCCGCGGGGTGCAGAAGTCGGCGATCCTGACCCGGGTGATCGTCGCCGTGGTACTCGCTGCGCTCGCCGCGGTGGTGCTCTCCGCTATCGGGGCCGGCGCCCTCGACGCCGGCAGGTTGGCGATCGGTTCAGATGTGACCGTGTACGGGGTGTTGCAGGCGGCGGGGTTGTTGTTCTTCGCCTTCGCCGGGTACGCGCGGATCGCGACGCTCGGCGAAGAGGTCCGGGATCCGCAACGCACGATCCCGCTGGCGATCCCGACAGCGCTGGGCCTGGCGTTACTGGTCTACGCGGCGGTCGCCACGACCGCGCTCGCAGTTCTCGGTCCGGACGCGATGGCCACATCGGTCGCACCGCTCACCGACGTCGCCCGCGCGACCGGCGTGCCAGGGCTGGCGGTAGCTGTCGCGATCGGGGGCGCCGTTGCGGCGCTCGGGTCGCTGCTATCGCTGACCCTCGGCGTCTCGCGCACTACCCTCGCGATGGCCCGCGACGGACACCTCCCCGCTCCGCTGGCGGCGGTGCATCCGCGGTTCCAGGTGCCGCACCACGCCGAGATCGCCGTCGGGGTCGTCGTCGCTGCGCTGGTGCTCGCGGTCGACGTGCGCGGGGCGATCGGCTTCTCCTCGTTCGGCGTCCTGCTCTACTACGCCATCGCCAACGCATCAGCGTGGACACTCAGCCTCGACGAGGGCCGCCCCGCGCGACTGATACCTGTCGTCGGGGCCGGCGGGTGCGTGCTGCTCGCGTTCACCCTGCCCTGGCAATCGGTCGCGGCCGGCGCGGTGGTGGCAGGGCTCGGTGCCGCCGTCTACGTGATCCGTCAGCAGCTCTCGGGCAGGCGAGGCGACGTTCGGTAG
- a CDS encoding Rv2640c family ArsR-like transcriptional regulator: MPKTLPVVDISAPICCAPLAAGVMDAGTALELALRLKALADPARIQLISILMASRPGEVSTGDLAEAVNLSSATVSHHLGQLKKAGLVSSERRGVNVFYRAEPGALEALRGVLATCC, from the coding sequence ATGCCCAAGACGCTCCCCGTGGTCGATATCAGCGCCCCGATCTGCTGCGCCCCGCTCGCCGCCGGCGTGATGGACGCTGGCACCGCGCTCGAGCTCGCGTTGCGGCTCAAGGCCCTCGCCGATCCGGCGAGGATCCAGCTGATCTCGATTCTCATGGCCTCCCGCCCGGGGGAGGTCAGCACTGGCGACCTCGCCGAGGCAGTGAACCTTTCCTCGGCGACTGTCAGCCATCATCTCGGGCAGCTCAAGAAGGCCGGCCTAGTCAGCTCGGAGCGCCGCGGCGTCAACGTTTTCTATCGCGCCGAACCCGGTGCGCTCGAAGCGCTCCGCGGCGTGCTGGCCACCTGCTGCTGA
- the arsB gene encoding ACR3 family arsenite efflux transporter, translated as MTAPAADVEAGGRLSTLDRLLPVWVGVAMALGLLLGRMVPGLNAALEKIQIDGISLPIALGLLIMMYPVLAKVRYDRLDTVTGDRKLLVSSLVLNWIVGPALMFTLAWLLLPDLPEYRTGLIIVGLARCIAMVIIWNDLACGDREAAAVLVALNSVFQVIMFAALGWFYLSILPGRLGLEQTAISASPWQIAESVLIFLGIPLIAGYLSRRLGEKTKGRAWYEGTFLPRIGPWALYGLLFTIVVLFALQGEQITSRPWDVARIALPLLAYFAIMWGGGYLLGAAMGLGYQRTTTLAFTAAGNNFELAIAVAIATYGATSGQALSGVVGPLIEVPVLVALVYVSLALRRRFPLTPPTAAASGDASRSVN; from the coding sequence GTGACTGCGCCGGCCGCGGACGTGGAGGCGGGAGGGAGGCTGTCGACGCTCGATCGGCTCCTTCCCGTGTGGGTCGGGGTGGCGATGGCCCTGGGACTGCTTCTCGGCCGGATGGTCCCCGGCCTGAACGCCGCGCTCGAGAAGATCCAGATCGACGGGATCTCCCTGCCGATCGCGCTCGGTCTGCTGATCATGATGTACCCGGTGCTCGCGAAGGTCCGTTACGACCGCCTCGACACCGTCACCGGCGATCGCAAGCTTCTCGTGAGTTCGTTGGTGCTCAACTGGATCGTCGGCCCCGCGCTGATGTTCACGCTCGCCTGGCTGCTCCTGCCGGACCTGCCCGAGTACCGCACCGGCTTGATCATCGTCGGCTTGGCGCGCTGCATCGCGATGGTGATCATCTGGAACGACCTGGCCTGCGGCGACCGCGAGGCCGCCGCCGTCCTCGTAGCCCTGAACTCGGTGTTCCAGGTGATCATGTTCGCCGCTCTCGGCTGGTTCTACCTGTCGATCCTGCCGGGCCGGCTCGGCCTGGAGCAGACCGCGATCAGTGCCTCGCCCTGGCAGATCGCCGAGTCCGTGCTCATCTTCCTCGGTATCCCGCTGATCGCGGGGTACCTGTCGCGCAGGTTGGGGGAGAAGACGAAGGGGCGTGCGTGGTACGAGGGGACGTTCCTGCCGCGGATCGGCCCGTGGGCCCTGTACGGGCTGCTGTTCACCATCGTCGTCCTCTTCGCCCTCCAGGGGGAGCAGATCACTTCCCGGCCCTGGGACGTCGCACGGATCGCGCTGCCTCTCCTGGCGTACTTCGCGATCATGTGGGGCGGCGGGTATCTGCTCGGCGCGGCGATGGGCCTGGGGTACCAGCGGACCACCACGTTGGCTTTCACAGCGGCGGGCAACAACTTCGAGCTCGCGATCGCCGTCGCGATCGCCACCTACGGTGCGACGTCCGGCCAGGCGCTCTCCGGTGTCGTCGGCCCTCTGATCGAGGTGCCGGTCCTCGTTGCTCTCGTCTACGTGTCGCTGGCCCTGCGCAGGCGCTTCCCGCTCACCCCGCCCACTGCCGCCGCGAGCGGCGACGCGTCCAGGAGTGTGAACTGA
- a CDS encoding low molecular weight phosphatase family protein → MPESRTRVPSVLFVCVRNGGKSQMAAGLMRRAAGDTVAVYSAGTDPGTAINALSAETLAEVGIDITGEVPTPIDPELLARVDLVVTLGREAVVQPPAGVRVVRWGTDEPADRGIDGIERMRLIRDDIATRVDELIVELTR, encoded by the coding sequence ATGCCGGAGAGTCGAACCCGAGTGCCGAGCGTGTTGTTCGTGTGCGTGAGGAACGGCGGAAAGTCGCAGATGGCCGCCGGGTTGATGCGGCGGGCTGCGGGCGACACCGTCGCGGTGTACTCGGCCGGAACCGACCCGGGGACCGCGATCAACGCACTGTCGGCCGAGACCCTGGCGGAAGTCGGCATCGACATCACCGGCGAGGTCCCGACGCCGATCGACCCGGAGCTGCTGGCCCGCGTGGACCTCGTGGTCACCCTCGGCCGTGAAGCGGTCGTGCAGCCGCCGGCCGGGGTGCGTGTGGTCAGGTGGGGCACCGATGAACCCGCCGATCGCGGCATCGACGGGATCGAACGGATGCGCCTCATCCGTGACGACATCGCGACGCGGGTGGACGAGTTGATCGTCGAGCTGACCCGATAG
- a CDS encoding Mu transposase C-terminal domain-containing protein: MRAGDRQIRVGSRVRFRELVYDVAGTDGSSVFLAGTSGGAPLTILATDLLTDRTFALESVIARPVAPPALFDLLPDDVRDAARDLEGHITEVLDGVPVGAPHGTRPRPEYDVGSTTLRQREMAKVAELERAGQQAMTLRMFQRRRVAYEAQGVLGLVDRRRLQASNPAGRTDPRVIEALQRVLEANTDGSSGTVDRIRRAVERDLAEYHPGETVPMPSMQTLYRLLKRLAQGRHATGSARTRRTLAKQPDGPFSTVTAVRPGEVTQIDSTPLDVAVILDDGVVGRVELTGLVDVATRTIGAAVLRPTTKAVDAALLLARAMTPEPMRPGWSEAVKMAHSALPYHHLVEIDDRLREAAARPVIVPETIVYDHGKAFLSDTFRSACRTLGISLQPAHEDTPTDKPIVERTIQSVGTLFAQHVAGYLGSSVERRGRDAEQNAAFTMLELQNLLDEWIVTGWQNRRHDGLRDPFVTREVMSPNEKYAALLSVAGYVPVPLSDDDYIRLLPTCTRVINSYGIKIDHRVYDCEALNPLRGEKSRIKSLNGRWLVHYDPYDVSRVWIRTPDDDAWIIAYWRQLRAAPQPFGRDAWEHGRRIIADRGERVTEQAISEAVDDVLNRAAAPDRAPRNGRRKRRDARIAARTAATAEARRLPLPSSGTAPAPISDEEDDEGADVIPLPVFDPEREAKSWW; this comes from the coding sequence GTGAGAGCCGGCGATCGCCAGATCCGGGTCGGGAGCCGCGTGCGGTTCCGGGAGCTCGTGTACGACGTCGCAGGGACCGACGGGTCGTCGGTGTTTCTGGCGGGTACGAGCGGTGGCGCACCGTTGACGATTCTGGCGACTGATCTGCTAACGGATCGCACGTTCGCGCTGGAGTCAGTGATCGCCCGGCCGGTAGCGCCGCCGGCGTTGTTCGACCTGCTTCCCGACGACGTCAGGGATGCCGCGAGGGACCTCGAGGGCCACATCACCGAGGTACTCGACGGGGTGCCGGTAGGTGCGCCGCACGGTACCCGTCCGCGACCGGAGTACGACGTCGGGTCGACGACACTGCGCCAGCGTGAGATGGCGAAGGTCGCCGAGCTCGAGCGTGCTGGACAGCAGGCCATGACCCTGCGAATGTTTCAGCGTCGCCGCGTTGCCTACGAGGCGCAGGGCGTCCTCGGTCTTGTCGATCGCCGCCGGCTGCAGGCGAGCAACCCCGCGGGGCGAACCGACCCGAGGGTGATCGAGGCGCTGCAGCGTGTCCTGGAGGCGAATACGGACGGTTCCTCGGGAACCGTCGATCGGATCAGACGTGCGGTCGAGCGTGATCTGGCCGAGTACCACCCGGGTGAGACGGTGCCGATGCCGTCGATGCAGACGCTTTACCGGCTTCTGAAGAGGCTCGCTCAGGGCCGTCACGCGACGGGCTCGGCACGAACCCGGCGGACGTTGGCCAAGCAGCCCGACGGGCCGTTCAGCACGGTCACCGCGGTCCGCCCGGGCGAGGTGACCCAGATCGATTCCACTCCCCTCGACGTCGCGGTCATCCTCGACGACGGCGTGGTCGGGCGGGTTGAACTGACCGGTCTCGTCGACGTGGCGACCCGCACGATCGGCGCCGCCGTACTGCGGCCGACGACGAAGGCTGTCGATGCGGCGCTGCTGTTGGCGCGCGCGATGACACCGGAACCAATGCGCCCCGGGTGGTCTGAAGCGGTGAAGATGGCGCACTCAGCACTGCCGTATCACCACCTTGTCGAAATCGATGACCGGTTACGTGAGGCTGCAGCGCGACCAGTGATCGTGCCTGAGACTATCGTCTACGACCACGGGAAAGCGTTCTTGTCGGACACCTTCCGCTCTGCCTGCCGAACGCTCGGGATCAGCCTGCAACCGGCCCATGAGGACACTCCGACGGACAAGCCGATCGTTGAGCGCACGATCCAGTCTGTCGGCACCTTGTTCGCTCAACACGTTGCCGGCTACCTCGGCTCGTCTGTCGAACGCCGCGGCCGCGACGCCGAGCAGAACGCGGCATTCACCATGCTCGAGTTGCAGAACCTTCTCGACGAGTGGATCGTCACCGGGTGGCAGAACCGCCGTCACGACGGCCTCCGGGATCCGTTCGTGACCCGTGAGGTGATGTCACCCAACGAGAAGTACGCGGCGTTGCTGTCCGTGGCCGGATACGTGCCGGTGCCGCTGTCGGACGACGACTACATCCGACTGCTGCCAACCTGCACGCGGGTCATCAATTCGTACGGCATCAAGATCGACCATCGGGTGTACGACTGCGAGGCGCTCAACCCGCTCCGGGGCGAGAAGTCACGGATCAAGTCCCTTAACGGACGGTGGCTGGTGCACTACGACCCGTACGACGTCAGCCGCGTGTGGATCCGCACGCCCGACGACGACGCGTGGATCATTGCCTATTGGCGACAACTTCGGGCCGCGCCGCAGCCGTTCGGCCGTGACGCGTGGGAGCACGGCCGCAGGATCATCGCAGACCGTGGCGAACGCGTCACCGAGCAGGCGATCTCGGAAGCGGTCGACGATGTTCTCAACCGCGCCGCGGCGCCCGATCGAGCGCCGCGCAACGGCCGGCGCAAGCGACGAGACGCCCGTATCGCCGCACGTACCGCTGCTACCGCTGAAGCGCGAAGGCTGCCACTCCCCTCGTCTGGCACCGCGCCAGCGCCGATCTCTGACGAAGAAGATGACGAGGGCGCTGACGTCATCCCGCTGCCCGTTTTCGACCCCGAAAGGGAAGCAAAATCATGGTGGTAG
- a CDS encoding ArsI/CadI family heavy metal resistance metalloenzyme — protein sequence MSRVQLALNVDDLEQSITFYTKLFGTGPAKVKPGYANFAVADPALKLVLLENPGQGGSINHLGVEVDSSEKVHSEIARLTDEQLFTEEEIGATCCFATQDKVWVTAPDAERWEVYTVLADAETFNGEPSAAEPTVAPAGGVARIAPTACCTPGN from the coding sequence ATGTCCCGCGTCCAACTCGCCCTCAATGTCGACGATCTCGAGCAGTCGATCACGTTCTACACCAAGCTGTTCGGCACCGGCCCGGCCAAGGTCAAGCCCGGCTACGCCAACTTCGCCGTCGCCGACCCGGCGCTCAAGTTGGTGCTGCTGGAGAACCCCGGTCAGGGCGGCAGCATCAACCACCTCGGCGTCGAGGTCGACTCCAGCGAGAAGGTCCACTCCGAGATCGCCCGCCTCACCGACGAGCAGCTGTTCACCGAGGAGGAGATCGGCGCCACCTGTTGCTTCGCCACCCAGGACAAGGTCTGGGTCACCGCCCCCGACGCCGAACGCTGGGAGGTTTACACCGTCCTCGCTGACGCCGAGACCTTCAATGGTGAACCCTCTGCCGCCGAACCGACAGTAGCTCCTGCCGGCGGAGTCGCACGAATCGCACCGACTGCCTGCTGCACGCCCGGCAATTAG
- a CDS encoding ATP-binding protein, which produces MVVADDDDPGAENRRLPTVTLEGWRQFVQEKPAALTLLPRPAVDAMDAPEREAYDERRIAYHSELVVVETAPMRAIINRGRMLTLLNQREISARRSLIVDGPWASGKSTTIKMLGKVHEQSVRRRWPGQDRIPVVYITTPPKGSPRKLASEFAHFLGIPSRARFNTSDIADAVCHVLTEARTDLVIVDEIHNLNLATSAGEDMSDHLKYFTEHMPATFIYAGINVERSGLFTGVRGKQISGRSVLMRTGTFACDDEWRGLVATLDSALRLYDHAPGTLTRNGKFLHRRTGGSISSLSQLVRSAALTAIITGTEAVTRALLEETPVDHAAEQITPRDERTAQ; this is translated from the coding sequence ATGGTGGTAGCCGACGACGACGATCCCGGCGCGGAGAACCGCCGCCTTCCCACGGTGACCTTGGAGGGCTGGCGCCAGTTCGTCCAGGAGAAACCGGCGGCGCTGACGCTACTGCCACGACCTGCGGTGGACGCGATGGACGCCCCCGAGCGCGAGGCGTACGACGAGCGGCGCATTGCGTATCACTCTGAGCTCGTGGTCGTCGAAACTGCGCCGATGCGCGCGATCATCAACCGCGGCCGAATGCTGACCCTGCTCAACCAACGGGAGATCAGCGCGCGGAGATCACTCATTGTCGACGGGCCCTGGGCAAGCGGAAAGTCGACCACGATCAAGATGCTCGGCAAGGTGCACGAGCAGAGCGTGCGCCGCCGATGGCCGGGCCAGGACCGGATCCCTGTCGTCTACATCACCACCCCACCGAAGGGCTCGCCCCGCAAACTCGCCAGCGAATTCGCCCACTTCCTCGGCATCCCGAGCCGCGCTCGGTTCAACACCAGCGACATCGCCGACGCTGTGTGCCACGTCCTCACCGAAGCCCGTACGGACCTGGTGATCGTCGACGAGATCCACAACCTCAACCTCGCGACGAGCGCCGGCGAAGACATGTCCGACCACCTGAAATACTTCACCGAACACATGCCCGCGACGTTCATCTACGCCGGGATCAACGTCGAACGATCTGGGCTGTTCACAGGTGTCAGGGGCAAGCAGATCTCAGGCCGCTCGGTGCTCATGCGCACCGGCACCTTCGCCTGCGACGACGAATGGCGCGGACTCGTCGCTACCCTCGACAGCGCCCTGCGGCTCTATGACCACGCCCCGGGCACGCTCACCCGCAACGGGAAGTTTCTCCACCGCCGGACCGGCGGAAGCATCTCCAGCCTCTCGCAGCTCGTCCGCTCCGCGGCCCTGACCGCGATCATCACCGGCACCGAAGCGGTCACCCGCGCATTGCTCGAGGAGACGCCCGTCGACCACGCAGCGGAACAAATCACGCCACGCGACGAGCGCACGGCACAGTGA
- a CDS encoding PadR family transcriptional regulator produces the protein MRELLRGAVPVHILHHAAEDGGVYGAWMAEELAHHGYRISPGTLYPLLQRLEDGGLLRSSEHLVDGRVRRVYTATSAGVEELARLRVVINELSGEILDR, from the coding sequence GTGCGCGAACTTCTGCGCGGCGCTGTGCCGGTCCATATCCTGCACCATGCCGCCGAAGACGGCGGTGTCTACGGCGCGTGGATGGCCGAAGAACTCGCGCACCACGGCTACCGCATCTCACCCGGAACCCTCTATCCGCTGCTGCAACGCCTCGAAGACGGCGGACTCCTTCGCTCCTCAGAGCACCTCGTCGACGGCCGGGTGCGACGCGTCTACACAGCCACCTCAGCCGGTGTCGAGGAACTCGCCCGCCTCCGTGTCGTGATCAACGAACTGTCCGGGGAGATTCTCGACCGCTGA